The Candidatus Gracilibacteria bacterium genome has a window encoding:
- a CDS encoding S8 family serine peptidase, translated as MTPENKFHLCNPQRLPKSKDGISLWKGKKMTFPSGKANTEDEDEDIEETTEEKNYIFMRRTLAESLGKGREVYSARYSDRFLTKRKEINQKPKIYIKSNVFNLIKTGTPFFDDLKLKAVKFDPLLKQYIFVQNVEDFHIFERKIEEFINEEPDWKQTVVLIKDFEIFTAQDRKDSNYLYAEGGRNVDLNIKIFQDANPEEILEVFRNLGIPSENIIQSNTKTFTIKSGSIDEDALEIIFQCCDSLERIEGKSIYEIGPDGLMKAIELPYYPEVDMTTTPENIACVIDSGIQNIDSYQSIIDTTPGINFACNYGNPLEDAMAPCGGHGTCVAGIVAFGKQIFRKKQKLDPICKICSIKITIPTFEEDEVINKMIELHTSFGVSVFNLSFGEKGASKDNQYPNSFTSKLDEIMHRYDLICVISAGNLKYPPEETKTKLYDNYPRIWQSDEANIPHLACSINSLVVGSLGHWKDEFGSDGDFFVTSHSRKSHISILDKRHGYWHYSQKPDLVVFGGDKLQNKPFYTFGSEGSIVTTAGTSFAAPYVTHLLLLLKDLYRDLRMQTLKALILLNTTVPSKSICDYYFKGHGISHKKIYGNGFLGEHGANGEEEVKLLYSNDDCVNIIIEDEIDFSNYDAKKGFPLCTWNLKIPNLEDLVKYNNRNSIAIKAVLCYSPHINSEGEIYSDYNTCHIGFMIHSGGATLGEIKTQPGVSNLEAENMGNMDKKTWSDTPGRNQMWNNAQMKFFRINRKNYKTFVDGGIQITIKSRIKDSKEAEEYYKRVGRQTFSLVLQIKDEGIKEAGEVGILYESIKSLNNLKLANDVSLIAEVH; from the coding sequence ATGACTCCTGAAAATAAATTTCATCTATGTAATCCTCAAAGGCTACCTAAGTCTAAAGATGGTATAAGTCTTTGGAAGGGCAAGAAAATGACCTTTCCTTCTGGTAAAGCTAACACTGAGGATGAAGATGAAGACATTGAAGAGACTACTGAAGAGAAAAATTACATTTTCATGAGGCGGACATTGGCAGAAAGTTTATGAAAGGGGAGGGAGGTCTATTCTGCTAGATACAGTGATAGATTTTTAACTAAAAGAAAAGAAATTAACCAAAAACCAAAGATTTATATCAAATCGAATGTATTTAACTTGATCAAGACCTGAACACCATTTTTTGATGATCTGAAGCTAAAAGCTGTGAAATTTGATCCATTACTGAAGCAATATATTTTTGTTCAAAATGTTGAGGATTTCCATATTTTTGAGAGAAAAATAGAGGAATTTATAAATGAGGAGCCAGATTGGAAACAGACTGTAGTTTTGATTAAGGATTTCGAGATTTTCACCGCACAGGACAGAAAAGACAGTAACTATCTATACGCAGAGGGGGGAAGAAATGTAGATCTAAATATCAAGATTTTTCAAGATGCAAATCCTGAAGAGATCCTAGAGGTTTTTAGAAACCTTGGCATACCAAGCGAAAATATAATTCAAAGTAATACAAAAACATTTACTATCAAATCGGGAAGTATTGATGAGGATGCCTTGGAAATAATCTTTCAGTGTTGTGATTCTTTGGAGCGAATCGAAGGTAAATCTATATATGAAATTGGTCCAGATGGTCTGATGAAAGCTATAGAACTCCCCTATTATCCAGAGGTTGATATGACGACTACCCCTGAGAATATCGCTTGTGTTATAGACTCTTGAATTCAAAATATAGATTCCTATCAAAGCATTATTGATACCACGCCTTGAATAAATTTTGCCTGCAATTATGGAAATCCATTAGAAGATGCGATGGCTCCTTGCGGAGGACATTGAACTTGTGTTGCTTGAATTGTTGCATTTGGTAAACAAATTTTCAGAAAAAAACAGAAATTGGACCCAATTTGCAAAATTTGTTCTATCAAAATCACTATTCCTACATTTGAAGAAGATGAAGTGATAAATAAAATGATAGAACTTCATACTAGCTTCTGAGTTAGTGTCTTCAATCTATCATTTGGAGAAAAAGGAGCATCAAAAGATAATCAATATCCAAATAGTTTTACTAGTAAGTTGGATGAAATCATGCATAGATATGACTTAATATGTGTTATTTCAGCATGAAACCTGAAGTACCCCCCAGAAGAGACCAAAACTAAATTGTATGATAATTATCCTCGTATATGGCAGAGTGACGAGGCAAATATCCCTCATTTGGCATGTAGTATAAACTCCTTGGTGGTTGGTAGCCTTTGACACTGGAAGGATGAATTTTGAAGTGATTGAGACTTTTTTGTAACTTCACATTCCAGAAAGAGCCATATATCTATACTAGATAAAAGGCATTGATATTGGCATTATTCCCAGAAACCTGATTTGGTAGTGTTTTGAGGGGATAAACTTCAAAATAAACCGTTTTATACATTTTGATCTGAGGGGTCTATTGTAACAACTGCATGAACTAGTTTTGCAGCACCCTACGTCACTCACTTACTTTTACTTCTAAAGGATTTATATAGAGATTTAAGAATGCAGACCCTAAAAGCTCTAATCTTATTGAATACAACTGTTCCATCAAAATCTATTTGTGATTATTATTTCAAGTGACATGGTATTTCTCATAAAAAGATATATGGAAACTGATTTTTGTGAGAACATTGAGCAAACTGAGAAGAAGAGGTAAAATTACTTTATTCTAATGATGATTGTGTAAACATTATTATTGAAGATGAGATTGATTTTTCAAATTATGACGCTAAAAAATGATTTCCATTGTGTACCTGGAATTTGAAAATACCAAACCTTGAAGATTTAGTAAAATATAATAATAGAAATAGTATAGCAATTAAGGCTGTGTTGTGTTATAGCCCGCATATAAACAGTGAAGGAGAAATTTATTCAGACTATAATACCTGTCATATATGATTCATGATTCATAGCTGAGGAGCCACTTTAGGGGAAATAAAAACGCAACCAGGAGTGAGTAACCTGGAGGCAGAAAATATGGGAAACATGGACAAAAAGACTTGGTCTGATACACCAGGAAGGAATCAAATGTGGAATAATGCACAAATGAAATTTTTTAGAATCAATAGAAAAAACTATAAAACATTTGTGGATTGATGAATTCAGATTACAATAAAGTCACGTATTAAGGATAGTAAGGAGGCTGAGGAATACTACAAGAGAGTAGGGAGACAGACATTTTCTCTTGTGCTCCAGATTAAGGATGAGTGAATCAAGGAGGCATGAGAGGTATGAATACTATATGAATCGATTAAGAGTCTTAACAACTTAAAATTGGCAAATGATGTAAGCTTAATTGCAGAAGTGCACTAA
- a CDS encoding ATP-binding protein, giving the protein MIFDKTHKNVQDVYSLLRDSKRSNGGSNDIGSVKTPNISNSIFITDFPSPINDVFHIGKNGYKFSDIVLPKEIEEEIQNIVFEHKDEDFFVSMGLMPTNKVLFYGSPGCGKTMLTYTLAQMLRRELKIVNLSKLVSSHLGETSNNLASIFSKYGNRDTVLFIDEFDVIGRLRGDTGNDHNEMKRIVNTLLQLIDFFPSEGFLVFATNSIKIIDEALLRRLDRVIEIPLPNPSGIQKYLKLKMARYNDLIGKIDYKELSKSYSGSSFSEIQRLLQKKIKNKVIQQRKSGVIVKIRTEDLEKNQE; this is encoded by the coding sequence ATGATCTTCGACAAAACACATAAAAATGTACAAGATGTTTATAGTCTTCTTCGTGATTCTAAAAGATCTAATGGGGGAAGTAACGATATTGGCAGTGTCAAAACTCCCAATATCTCCAATTCAATCTTTATTACAGATTTTCCAAGTCCCATTAACGATGTTTTTCATATAGGTAAGAATGGATATAAATTTTCTGATATTGTTTTGCCAAAAGAAATAGAAGAAGAGATACAGAATATTGTATTTGAACACAAAGACGAAGATTTTTTTGTGAGTATGGGCTTGATGCCAACAAATAAAGTTCTTTTTTATGGTAGTCCATGATGTGGTAAAACCATGCTCACTTATACCCTGGCACAAATGTTAAGAAGAGAGCTTAAAATAGTTAACTTATCTAAGCTAGTTTCTTCACATCTCTGAGAAACTAGCAATAATTTAGCTAGCATTTTTTCTAAGTACGGGAATAGAGACACGGTCCTCTTTATTGATGAGTTTGATGTAATTTGACGCCTAAGAGGTGACACAGGTAATGATCATAATGAAATGAAAAGAATTGTTAATACTTTACTTCAACTTATCGATTTTTTCCCATCAGAAGGATTTTTGGTTTTTGCTACTAACAGTATAAAAATTATTGATGAAGCCCTTCTAAGAAGATTGGATAGAGTAATTGAAATACCATTGCCCAATCCATCATGAATACAGAAATATTTGAAGTTAAAAATGGCTCGGTATAATGATTTGATTGGAAAAATTGACTACAAAGAATTATCCAAAAGCTATTCCGGCTCTTCATTTAGTGAAATACAAAGACTTTTGCAGAAAAAAATAAAAAATAAAGTTATACAGCAAAGAAAGAGCGGGGTTATAGTGAAAATCAGAACAGAAGATTTAGAAAAAAATCAGGAATAA
- a CDS encoding SHOCT domain-containing protein, translating to MDAIYYFRFKSNEEFTSKVCPAPENKAPRVNKLDELKKLKELLDMKAISKAEFEAEKKKIIAESPAKYTSQKPLLQKTEIKKSSLHISDKNSWIVLGCFLLGTLIFLVIVVNKVNPGGNTQTPNTIGYTLIKDPNHSTRDLCRKELEKRIKNMSQTEIAFEDIRAYNNKYVLEGLIQKKGPIPSRKTYSQNLLNDANCLEKEKSVCHLTAQTVYNCVIPSDQNGVIIGPTVLKFDMAE from the coding sequence ATGGATGCTATTTATTACTTCAGATTCAAGTCAAATGAGGAGTTTACTAGTAAAGTATGCCCAGCACCTGAAAACAAGGCTCCTAGAGTCAATAAACTGGATGAGCTTAAGAAACTCAAAGAATTACTGGATATGAAAGCTATCTCAAAAGCTGAGTTTGAGGCTGAGAAGAAAAAAATTATTGCAGAGTCTCCAGCAAAATACACCTCCCAAAAGCCTCTCTTACAAAAAACAGAGATCAAAAAAAGTTCACTTCATATCAGTGATAAAAATTCTTGGATAGTTCTGGGATGTTTTTTGTTGTGAACGCTGATTTTCTTGGTTATTGTGGTAAATAAAGTGAATCCAGGCGGTAATACTCAAACACCTAACACAATAGGTTACACACTGATCAAGGATCCAAATCATTCAACAAGGGATCTTTGTAGAAAAGAGCTTGAAAAGAGAATTAAGAACATGAGTCAAACCGAAATTGCTTTTGAAGATATACGAGCGTATAATAATAAGTATGTTTTAGAGTGACTGATTCAGAAAAAATGACCGATTCCTTCTAGAAAGACCTATAGCCAGAATCTCCTAAATGATGCTAACTGTTTAGAAAAAGAGAAATCCGTTTGTCATCTCACGGCACAAACCGTTTATAATTGTGTAATACCATCAGACCAAAATTGAGTAATAATTGGTCCAACTGTCCTGAAATTTGATATGGCTGAATAA
- a CDS encoding 3'-5' exonuclease, giving the protein MHSLSFGYNAAMKVFVFDTETTGFVEREGPLEIQPYIIQFSGILLEMGTDGVLTEIDRIDEYVKPPISIPFGASQVHHIYDADVADKPTIAESMNRFLSYLNDADIVVGHNIEYDEQVLYYELERLNRRGDYSPKKTLCTMKETIEFCAFPGRGVGYKFPKLNELYKKLFGDFFEGAHSAIYDVEATVRVLQELIKLKVIKLKTNAILRLF; this is encoded by the coding sequence TTGCATTCTCTCTCTTTTTGATACAATGCCGCTATGAAGGTATTTGTTTTTGACACTGAAACGACTGGTTTTGTAGAGCGAGAAGGACCACTCGAGATACAGCCCTATATCATCCAATTTTCTGGTATCCTGCTTGAGATGGGTACTGATGGCGTTTTGACCGAGATTGATCGCATCGATGAATATGTGAAGCCACCGATTTCGATTCCTTTTGGGGCAAGCCAGGTGCATCATATCTATGATGCTGATGTGGCAGATAAGCCCACGATTGCCGAGAGTATGAATCGTTTTCTCTCCTATCTCAATGATGCCGATATCGTCGTCGGACATAATATTGAATATGATGAACAAGTTCTATATTACGAGCTTGAACGACTCAATAGAAGAGGGGATTATAGCCCCAAAAAAACACTCTGTACTATGAAAGAAACAATCGAATTTTGTGCTTTTCCTGGTCGTGGAGTTGGGTATAAATTCCCAAAATTGAATGAACTCTATAAAAAACTCTTTTGAGACTTTTTTGAATGAGCACACAGTGCTATCTACGATGTCGAAGCGACGGTTCGCGTTCTACAAGAATTGATAAAACTCAAGGTCATTAAATTAAAAACAAACGCTATTTTACGACTCTTTTAG
- the secF gene encoding protein translocase subunit SecF — MHFIHNRKIFYTISGTLILLSFVVFFFVPKNFGIDMTGGLQIEYSTTVMPSEEKLAEIKDQILEEYTFEGKSVLSEVNVYPVNVNFIRADIGLNAEADKAQAEKRTADVRSKIPEIFNKNKIPVTEASFISVGQSFGKFVLDRAILTLIVCCVGIALYIMFAFRKSIEGMPSSVFGGITLVTLLHDVTIAPAIYLLLSIPFPFLKIDTFFVTAILTILGYSINDTIVILDRVRSEYHHRKPTDKRSDKQVFEDSIQISLWRSILTSMTLTLVLIAMLFFGPEALYGFVTLMLLGTLVGTYSSIMIAAPLVYDIKISRK; from the coding sequence ATGCACTTTATTCATAACCGCAAGATATTTTACACTATCTCCGGGACCCTTATCCTACTTTCTTTTGTTGTTTTTTTCTTCGTTCCCAAAAATTTTGGTATTGATATGACTGGGGGATTACAAATAGAATATAGTACCACTGTGATGCCAAGTGAGGAGAAATTGGCTGAAATAAAAGATCAGATACTCGAAGAATATACTTTCGAAGGAAAAAGTGTTCTCTCTGAAGTCAATGTGTACCCAGTGAATGTGAATTTTATCCGTGCTGATATCGGTCTCAATGCTGAGGCAGATAAGGCGCAAGCTGAAAAAAGAACGGCCGATGTTCGCAGTAAAATCCCAGAGATTTTTAACAAAAATAAAATTCCGGTTACAGAAGCATCATTTATTTCTGTCGGACAATCATTTGGTAAATTTGTATTGGATCGTGCTATTCTTACCTTGATCGTCTGTTGTGTCGGTATTGCTCTCTATATTATGTTTGCCTTTCGAAAGTCTATCGAAGGTATGCCAAGTTCAGTTTTTGGAGGTATTACCCTGGTGACACTCCTTCACGATGTCACCATCGCTCCTGCTATATATTTGCTCCTCAGTATCCCATTTCCTTTTTTGAAAATTGATACCTTTTTTGTGACGGCTATTTTGACGATTTTGGGGTATTCTATCAATGACACTATTGTGATCTTGGACCGAGTCAGATCAGAGTATCATCATCGTAAACCCACTGATAAAAGAAGTGATAAGCAGGTCTTCGAAGACTCTATCCAGATCAGTCTCTGGCGTTCTATTTTGACTTCTATGACGCTTACATTGGTCTTGATAGCGATGCTCTTTTTTGGACCAGAAGCACTCTATGGTTTTGTTACCTTGATGCTTCTCGGTACTCTCGTGGGAACATACTCGTCTATTATGATCGCGGCGCCACTTGTTTATGACATAAAGATATCACGAAAATAG
- a CDS encoding LCP family protein gives MIKKKRFRPQKNSILSSQKGENIENGMKEDTSPKHHTQHQLETIVTNVSKTYAKHKKNSALKNSIFFIVLFVLLLTSVAWTLPRVLSFRFDSFGSLISELNPRELLVPENTELNVLALGVGGNENAAPNLTDSITYIHYDGKDPASVTTISIPRDLFVNSPTLGKVKINSIYTLNRKTLGEAAAFQQLMDIVGTIVGKEITQYVLIDFDGFRRLIDAVGGIDIDVPERLYDAAYPTRNWGYTVVDIPVGLQHFDGDKALKYARSRHSTSDFDRSKRQQLVLGALQAKMLSAKILTSPRKIEGIYSVLSDSIKTNASLTDMVKMAKKAAAFNRENLTGHILDESCFDALRLCHPGGLMYGPSRDLFGGASVVLPRGASYANLSVYSDIKTFAHIVTTYPELTKAQPLAIVNASGRTNLAYSTALRLRSLGFPVDETQLKNAPEKVEKTYLRYNSSFIQADDPLLEALSVLFYGEKRPATSEELLTMVEPYELVLGFDATSYF, from the coding sequence ATGATAAAGAAAAAACGCTTTCGTCCTCAAAAAAATAGCATTCTTTCCTCTCAAAAATGAGAGAATATTGAGAATGGAATGAAAGAGGATACTTCTCCAAAACATCACACACAGCATCAGCTTGAGACAATAGTCACGAATGTCTCAAAAACGTATGCAAAGCATAAAAAGAATAGTGCTTTAAAAAATAGTATCTTTTTTATTGTGCTGTTTGTGTTGCTCTTGACGAGCGTTGCGTGGACTCTGCCTCGTGTTCTCTCTTTTCGTTTTGATTCATTTGGCTCTCTGATTTCAGAGCTCAATCCTCGTGAACTTCTCGTACCAGAAAATACAGAACTCAATGTCCTCGCGCTCGGGGTAGGAGGCAATGAAAATGCTGCCCCCAATCTCACAGATTCTATCACATATATACATTATGATGGCAAAGACCCTGCCTCGGTTACGACCATATCAATACCGAGAGATCTTTTTGTCAATTCTCCTACTCTGGGGAAAGTGAAGATCAATTCAATCTATACCCTCAATAGGAAAACACTCTGAGAAGCAGCAGCGTTTCAGCAACTCATGGACATCGTGTGAACTATTGTCGGGAAAGAGATCACCCAGTATGTTTTGATTGATTTTGATGGATTTCGTCGACTGATAGACGCGGTGGGAGGTATCGATATCGATGTACCAGAACGTCTCTATGATGCTGCGTATCCGACGCGAAATTGGGGGTATACTGTTGTGGATATTCCAGTTGGTTTGCAGCATTTTGATGGAGATAAGGCCCTCAAATATGCGAGAAGTCGTCATTCTACGAGTGATTTTGATCGGTCAAAGCGGCAACAGTTGGTGCTCGGCGCTTTGCAAGCAAAAATGCTTTCTGCGAAAATCCTCACTTCTCCAAGAAAAATAGAAGGTATTTATTCTGTACTCTCTGATTCTATCAAAACAAATGCCTCTCTGACAGATATGGTGAAAATGGCAAAAAAAGCAGCAGCATTTAATCGGGAGAATCTGACAGGGCATATCCTGGATGAATCCTGTTTTGATGCTTTGCGATTGTGTCATCCTGGTGGTCTGATGTATGGTCCGAGTCGTGATCTCTTTGGAGGGGCCTCTGTAGTTTTGCCACGATGAGCGAGCTATGCAAATCTTTCTGTGTATTCAGATATTAAGACTTTTGCACATATTGTGACGACATATCCAGAGCTCACGAAGGCTCAACCGCTTGCCATCGTGAATGCATCTGGAAGAACCAATCTGGCCTATTCTACCGCTCTTAGACTTCGATCACTCGGTTTCCCTGTCGATGAAACCCAACTCAAAAATGCACCAGAAAAAGTGGAAAAAACTTATTTACGATACAATTCTTCCTTTATTCAAGCAGATGATCCCTTGCTCGAAGCCCTTTCAGTCTTATTCTATGGGGAGAAAAGACCTGCTACTTCGGAGGAACTCCTCACCATGGTAGAACCATATGAGCTCGTTCTCGGATTTGATGCTACTAGCTACTTTTAG
- a CDS encoding transglycosylase domain-containing protein, with protein MQSRRHYLHRKLFLGTSRWYRMRHFAQEPRVRLWGGISLAFLVLLFYFTFLFGMPSLSGIQTNFKESSIIYDKEGGQLYTFYGGDENRQYVPYDQINIRMTQAIVAMEDQRFFSNIGFDFFGIARSAITCAAGGQCGGGSSLSQQLIKNTILSNERTWRRKIRELILALQLNVRYSKEKILELYLNKISFGGNSYGIEQASRRFFSKTAKDLTILESAILASLPKSPTAFNPYTNRDRLMGYVYFMEPKESGVDTEKQIDSVSAPQSFELFKKSFARIIWKSDGGSIEACGLDAFQLKSPYKKDSDACEKVSQSELMEFLNSLQIKTPPNEAGVATILEYQAGRKDRVLMRMLEDGYISDVEYGAAVSEGIGFAFADPKESIRYAHFVFYVREYLVNIFGEELFEQGGLKIYTTLDPKLQDKAQELIDSYAKTTFKSYGINNGALVSLDSVTRDIVAMVGSQDYSNKDIDGEVNIITSLKQPGSSMKPLIYARAFEKNNLSTDTPIFDVEQDFGNYKPKNFDGKFLGPMTLRTALDASRNIPAIKMWFMATKGDEKTSVQQEYDLVEYLQNMGLTTILKQPQDNLYGPPIALGSAEVRPLDFSAAYAAFANNGQYLPPNPILKIIDTKGNEIPLEKPEPKQVIKSGAAYMITHILSDSEARPAGWNSFLALSDGRKVAVKTGTSSKKVGENTLPRDLWTVGYTPQYTTVVWTGNTDGKAAAARASGMESSALIWKKFMEFEHTSLPKVDFVRPDDVSGNDKFLYIDGQKPEILGSFSPEKIQVDVLCNGKVNEKTPKESIRDAVVLNTAFPIEDSYPGWRVPVDAWLGSDAGRTYLIDKLGVTENMLTVVAPPENICDRPSESVPQFTSNLSDGIELFSGMYPLEIEFQSEHPMKEVRISINDVFYRSVSINDIKDGKVKAEFGISINDGIDQVVTVSLVDTYGFSSSRNYRVKILDQDIIPPVIITENPDQITVVSGALLKLSGTVQDTSAISKIQIFVDDIIYGTLQDVKKYAFSLQSPSEIDVGIHSVRIQVTDFQKNVTTHIHTVTVKE; from the coding sequence ATGCAATCTCGACGACACTATCTCCACAGGAAGCTCTTTCTCTGAACTTCTCGCTGGTATCGTATGAGACATTTCGCTCAAGAACCACGTGTACGACTCTGGGGTGGTATTTCTCTTGCCTTTTTGGTATTGCTCTTTTATTTCACATTCCTTTTTGGGATGCCGTCTCTCTCAGGAATTCAGACAAACTTTAAAGAAAGCAGCATCATCTATGACAAAGAGGGTGGACAGCTCTACACATTTTATGGGGGCGATGAAAATCGCCAGTATGTTCCCTATGATCAGATCAATATCCGTATGACTCAGGCTATCGTCGCTATGGAAGATCAGCGTTTTTTTTCCAATATTGGTTTTGATTTTTTTGGTATCGCTCGTTCAGCTATTACGTGTGCAGCTGGTGGACAGTGTGGAGGATGATCTTCTCTGAGTCAACAACTCATCAAAAATACGATTCTCTCCAATGAACGTACGTGGAGACGAAAAATTCGAGAACTTATTCTCGCACTTCAGTTGAATGTACGATACTCAAAGGAAAAAATCCTTGAGCTCTATCTCAATAAGATTTCTTTTGGTGGAAATTCCTATGGTATCGAACAGGCATCGAGACGTTTCTTCAGTAAGACAGCCAAAGACCTCACTATTTTAGAATCTGCGATTTTGGCATCACTTCCGAAGTCGCCAACCGCCTTTAATCCCTACACAAATCGGGATAGATTGATGGGATATGTCTACTTTATGGAGCCAAAGGAGTCAGGAGTTGATACAGAAAAACAAATAGACAGCGTCAGTGCGCCACAATCATTCGAGCTTTTCAAAAAATCATTCGCTCGTATCATCTGGAAATCTGACGGTGGATCGATAGAAGCATGTGGCCTGGATGCTTTTCAGCTCAAATCACCATACAAAAAAGATTCTGATGCGTGTGAAAAAGTTTCACAATCAGAACTCATGGAATTTCTCAATAGTCTCCAAATCAAAACTCCACCCAATGAAGCTGGTGTTGCGACTATTTTGGAATATCAAGCAGGCCGTAAGGACCGTGTACTCATGCGTATGCTCGAAGACGGATATATCAGCGACGTGGAATATGGTGCTGCTGTTTCAGAGGGGATAGGATTTGCTTTTGCAGATCCAAAGGAATCTATTCGATATGCGCATTTTGTCTTCTATGTTCGAGAATATCTCGTGAATATTTTTGGGGAAGAGCTTTTTGAACAAGGAGGACTCAAGATCTATACGACGCTTGATCCAAAACTCCAAGATAAGGCCCAGGAACTCATAGATTCCTACGCAAAAACAACTTTTAAGAGTTATGGTATCAATAATGGCGCTCTTGTCTCGCTGGATTCGGTCACTCGCGATATTGTAGCGATGGTGTGAAGTCAGGATTATTCCAACAAAGATATAGATGGTGAAGTGAATATTATCACTTCTCTGAAACAACCAGGATCGAGCATGAAACCCCTGATTTATGCCCGAGCATTTGAAAAAAATAATCTCAGTACCGATACGCCTATTTTTGATGTGGAGCAGGATTTTGGGAACTATAAACCGAAGAATTTTGATGGAAAATTTCTCTGACCGATGACCCTTCGTACCGCGTTAGATGCTTCTCGAAATATTCCCGCTATTAAGATGTGGTTTATGGCCACAAAAGGTGATGAAAAAACCAGTGTTCAGCAGGAATATGACCTCGTGGAGTATCTCCAAAATATGGGGCTTACCACGATTCTGAAACAACCACAAGATAATCTCTACGGACCACCTATTGCCCTCGGTTCTGCCGAAGTTCGTCCGCTCGACTTTTCTGCTGCGTATGCGGCCTTTGCAAATAATGGTCAGTATCTCCCACCTAATCCTATTCTAAAAATTATCGACACGAAAGGGAATGAAATTCCTCTGGAAAAACCAGAGCCAAAGCAGGTGATAAAGTCTGGTGCTGCCTATATGATCACCCATATCCTCTCAGATAGTGAGGCTCGTCCAGCGGGATGGAATAGTTTTCTCGCACTCTCGGATGGGAGAAAAGTAGCCGTCAAAACAGGGACATCGAGCAAAAAGGTGGGGGAAAATACGCTCCCACGAGATCTCTGGACCGTCGGCTATACTCCACAGTATACAACAGTGGTGTGGACGTGAAATACGGATGGTAAAGCGGCAGCAGCTCGTGCGAGTGGCATGGAATCGAGTGCTCTTATCTGGAAAAAATTTATGGAATTTGAGCACACTAGTCTTCCAAAGGTTGACTTTGTCCGCCCAGATGATGTCTCTGGAAATGATAAATTCCTCTATATTGATGGTCAAAAACCAGAGATTCTCGGTTCTTTTTCTCCTGAAAAAATACAGGTAGACGTTCTCTGTAATGGTAAGGTCAATGAAAAAACCCCCAAAGAATCTATCCGTGATGCCGTTGTCCTCAATACTGCCTTTCCTATAGAGGATTCCTATCCAGGATGGCGTGTACCCGTAGATGCATGGCTCGGCAGTGATGCAGGACGCACCTATTTGATTGACAAGCTCGGAGTCACGGAAAATATGCTGACCGTCGTGGCTCCTCCTGAAAATATCTGTGATCGTCCGAGCGAGAGTGTACCTCAGTTCACGTCAAATCTTTCTGATGGTATAGAGCTCTTTTCAGGTATGTATCCTCTCGAAATCGAATTTCAATCCGAGCATCCGATGAAAGAAGTGCGTATTTCCATCAATGATGTCTTTTATCGTTCTGTCAGTATCAATGATATCAAAGATGGGAAAGTAAAAGCAGAGTTCGGTATAAGTATCAATGATGGTATTGACCAGGTGGTTACTGTTAGTCTCGTAGATACTTACTGATTCAGTAGTTCACGAAATTATCGTGTCAAAATTCTTGATCAAGATATTATACCGCCTGTTATTATCACAGAAAACCCCGATCAAATCACAGTAGTTTCCTGAGCATTATTGAAACTCTCTGGTACTGTGCAAGATACTAGCGCTATTTCAAAGATACAGATTTTTGTGGACGATATCATCTATGGTACGCTACAAGACGTCAAAAAGTATGCCTTTTCTCTCCAAAGTCCTTCTGAAATAGATGTTGGTATCCATAGTGTCAGAATTCAGGTAACGGACTTTCAGAAAAATGTTACAACGCATATACATACGGTCACTGTCAAGGAGTAG
- the rplU gene encoding 50S ribosomal protein L21, protein MIAVIETGGKQYIVKKGDVFVVDRLDETLDSHTFTPLLVSDGTDTQVGAPLVDGMKVVCDVLEHVRADKVRVFKMKSKKHYHRTRGFRACQTQLKVVSISA, encoded by the coding sequence ATGATAGCAGTTATTGAAACAGGTGGTAAGCAATACATTGTCAAAAAAGGCGACGTATTTGTCGTAGATCGTCTTGATGAGACGCTTGACAGTCATACATTTACTCCGCTTCTTGTCTCTGATGGGACCGATACACAAGTGGGGGCTCCACTTGTGGATGGAATGAAGGTCGTATGTGATGTTTTAGAGCATGTTCGCGCTGATAAAGTCAGAGTCTTTAAAATGAAATCAAAAAAACATTACCACCGCACACGTGGCTTCCGTGCTTGTCAGACACAACTCAAAGTTGTATCTATTAGTGCGTAG